Proteins encoded by one window of Pseudokineococcus lusitanus:
- a CDS encoding ImmA/IrrE family metallo-endopeptidase produces the protein MAAAVERHVEFPEVDVPHAVVDHDAADETIGDAARALRQSWGMDEGALPHIVRLVENHGVLVVFGAAQTSSVDAYSFNNAHRPVMVLNPLKDDYYRQRFDVAHELGHLVMHSDSEPGGRVVEEQAHRFAAELLMPEDQIRPMLPSRADWRALGHLKEAWGVSMQALLYRARQLGVMTDTTYRNAMTTVSARGWRRREPGPTPMLEQPSLLPKAIELLIGEGLHSRAIAAEARAPIGLFQLVTSRTPTSVTPDLPVDDVRTAPSSGSLLALVND, from the coding sequence GTGGCTGCCGCCGTAGAGCGACACGTCGAGTTTCCGGAGGTTGACGTGCCGCATGCAGTTGTTGATCACGACGCTGCGGACGAGACCATTGGCGACGCGGCCCGCGCGCTCCGCCAGAGTTGGGGTATGGACGAGGGGGCTCTGCCTCACATCGTGCGCCTGGTCGAGAACCATGGCGTACTAGTTGTCTTTGGCGCGGCACAGACGTCTTCGGTTGACGCTTATTCGTTCAACAATGCTCACCGTCCTGTGATGGTACTGAACCCTCTGAAGGATGACTACTATAGGCAACGATTCGATGTTGCCCATGAGTTGGGTCACCTCGTGATGCACTCGGACTCAGAGCCGGGCGGGCGTGTTGTGGAAGAGCAAGCGCATAGATTTGCTGCGGAATTGTTGATGCCGGAGGACCAGATCCGTCCAATGCTGCCTTCTAGGGCGGACTGGCGGGCGCTTGGTCATCTTAAAGAAGCCTGGGGAGTCAGTATGCAGGCCTTGCTTTATCGAGCGCGGCAGTTGGGCGTGATGACGGACACCACGTACAGGAATGCAATGACGACGGTCTCGGCTCGGGGGTGGCGTAGGCGCGAGCCCGGGCCAACGCCAATGCTGGAGCAGCCGTCCCTATTGCCGAAAGCGATAGAACTGTTGATCGGAGAGGGGCTGCACTCGCGCGCTATTGCGGCGGAAGCCCGGGCCCCCATAGGACTTTTTCAATTGGTCACCTCGCGTACCCCCACAAGTGTCACTCCTGACCTGCCGGTCGACGACGTGAGGACCGCGC
- a CDS encoding DEAD/DEAH box helicase translates to MATLRDRRPGAEPCGTAKRRYASLARSGARTPTSCRPGWAGRPNPHLLSGVTRLCWPWSDPRVSPQVLSARASIQPLPQLGGNETRGVIALTQPTSQGRPRPRFRTREDAPAAAKDPESLFGELPRTPKGVGALWSHQADQLRVYSEHHKSTPDVALELPTGSGKTLVGLLIAEWRRRALGHRVVYACPTKQLARQVLVKAQEQGIPAVLLVGPHRQWDRADLGRYTRGEATAITVYSAIFNMNSQLADSQTLLFDDAHAAEGFVAEAWALNIERGNAVYTQLFDALAEDIDQHFVTRMVSPDSLAVDHAEVRLLPVATVARRVDDLDAVLATLQGNEGWRYRMLRANLVSCLVYVARAGFYIRPMIPPTFEHEAFTNPDQRIYLSATLGDAGELERAFGRGSISRVPVPPAWDRTGSGRRFFVFPDLAASPSDQADLETPDDSAPPAGSQLLAEIFDLADRRLVLTPDERRASAMAKSLEVPEGERYDAKDPEAGLQPFVSAHRGTLLAANRYDGMDLAADACRMMLMDGLPSASHLQDRFLESKLRAGEVLRERIRTRVVQGTGRCTRGPKDWAVVVITGEDLLRYLSRVEVRSTLPVELQAEVAFGLRASQVPSDELVLLAESALLQDEVWQEDAEPDLARRRREAERKPSPHVDQLAASATREVRAWTFAWERDWEAAARTAVEIMEKLTAAPLRPYRALWAYLGSAWSSLATVEGDSAAIERAEHLLRLAHKAAVGTTWLKEVQPLPSAAPDSEPVDEEAVGRIQELLDGQMRSVGKFNTEVSTMLADLAQSEAKRYERALVTLGRLLGADAFKPDGQGRADAVWLWTPLWLTVEAKSEQSSEGLLSMGYVRQANTQLASVAGDRGEDAPPDGSISVIVSPRGVVDPDGVAIASPHVHLASPRLLLDVAHDVVRAWRELRGLTPGVSGDARRQATASLLWQHRVLPTQVKERLGRDPIRGV, encoded by the coding sequence GTGGCAACGCTTCGAGACCGCCGGCCGGGGGCTGAACCGTGCGGGACGGCAAAGCGACGCTACGCCAGCTTGGCGCGGAGCGGTGCGCGCACTCCAACGAGCTGTCGCCCGGGGTGGGCAGGGCGCCCTAACCCCCACCTCCTGAGTGGCGTCACGCGCCTCTGTTGGCCATGGAGTGACCCACGCGTTTCCCCCCAGGTTCTGTCAGCGCGTGCGAGCATCCAACCCTTGCCTCAACTGGGAGGCAATGAGACTCGGGGGGTCATTGCCTTGACACAGCCCACATCACAGGGACGCCCGCGCCCGCGCTTCCGTACTCGCGAGGACGCGCCGGCCGCGGCGAAGGACCCCGAGAGTCTCTTTGGGGAGCTGCCTCGAACTCCTAAGGGAGTTGGTGCGCTGTGGTCCCATCAGGCGGACCAGTTGCGTGTCTATTCCGAACACCATAAGAGCACCCCAGACGTTGCCTTGGAGCTTCCTACGGGTTCGGGTAAGACGTTGGTCGGACTCCTCATCGCAGAGTGGCGACGACGGGCACTGGGCCACCGTGTTGTCTATGCATGCCCCACTAAGCAGCTTGCTCGCCAAGTACTCGTTAAGGCGCAGGAGCAGGGCATCCCCGCCGTCCTCCTCGTCGGCCCTCACCGTCAATGGGACAGGGCCGATCTAGGCCGCTACACGCGTGGCGAAGCAACGGCGATAACAGTTTATAGTGCCATCTTCAATATGAATTCCCAGCTTGCGGATTCCCAAACACTGCTCTTCGACGACGCGCATGCGGCCGAAGGCTTCGTCGCGGAAGCGTGGGCGCTAAACATCGAGCGCGGCAACGCCGTTTACACCCAGCTCTTCGACGCCCTAGCGGAGGACATCGATCAGCACTTCGTCACCCGGATGGTCTCGCCAGACAGCCTAGCCGTGGACCATGCGGAAGTTCGACTGCTTCCCGTGGCTACAGTGGCTCGACGTGTAGACGACCTAGATGCAGTGCTAGCCACTCTCCAGGGCAACGAGGGCTGGCGATACAGAATGCTACGCGCCAATCTTGTGTCATGCCTGGTGTATGTCGCACGCGCAGGCTTCTATATTCGCCCCATGATCCCGCCCACTTTCGAGCACGAAGCATTTACGAATCCCGATCAACGCATCTATCTGTCGGCAACTCTCGGCGATGCGGGGGAACTTGAGCGTGCTTTCGGCCGAGGTTCCATCAGCCGGGTGCCGGTTCCCCCCGCATGGGACCGAACCGGCAGTGGGCGGCGCTTCTTCGTCTTCCCTGACCTGGCTGCGTCTCCTAGTGACCAGGCTGACCTAGAGACCCCCGACGATTCTGCGCCTCCGGCAGGATCCCAACTGCTAGCGGAAATCTTCGATCTTGCGGACCGACGGCTTGTCCTAACGCCGGACGAAAGGCGAGCATCCGCTATGGCGAAGTCGCTCGAAGTTCCGGAGGGCGAACGCTACGACGCAAAGGACCCAGAGGCAGGTCTACAGCCGTTTGTAAGTGCCCACCGTGGGACACTTCTGGCTGCAAACCGCTACGACGGAATGGACCTCGCGGCAGATGCGTGCCGCATGATGCTGATGGACGGGCTGCCCTCGGCGTCGCACCTCCAAGATCGCTTTCTGGAGTCGAAGCTTCGAGCAGGTGAGGTGCTGCGGGAGCGCATCCGGACGCGAGTCGTACAGGGTACGGGTCGTTGTACGCGGGGACCCAAAGACTGGGCCGTCGTGGTGATCACCGGAGAGGACCTTCTTCGATACTTGTCACGCGTGGAAGTCCGTTCGACGCTCCCAGTGGAGTTGCAGGCTGAGGTGGCCTTTGGCCTGCGCGCCAGTCAAGTGCCCAGCGATGAACTCGTGCTGCTTGCCGAAAGTGCGCTTCTCCAGGACGAGGTTTGGCAGGAGGATGCTGAGCCTGACTTGGCGAGGCGTCGCCGTGAAGCTGAGCGCAAGCCATCGCCCCACGTTGACCAGCTTGCTGCCAGCGCCACCCGAGAGGTCCGCGCTTGGACCTTCGCCTGGGAACGTGATTGGGAAGCAGCGGCCCGTACAGCTGTGGAGATCATGGAGAAGCTGACCGCTGCGCCGCTCCGGCCCTACCGGGCACTGTGGGCTTACCTCGGGAGTGCCTGGTCGAGCCTTGCAACAGTGGAGGGGGACAGTGCGGCGATCGAGAGAGCCGAGCATCTTCTGCGTCTGGCTCACAAGGCTGCGGTTGGCACGACCTGGTTGAAGGAGGTGCAGCCGCTGCCGTCTGCGGCTCCGGATTCAGAACCGGTCGACGAGGAGGCGGTGGGTCGCATTCAAGAGTTGCTTGATGGCCAGATGCGCTCTGTTGGCAAGTTCAATACAGAGGTGTCGACCATGCTTGCCGATCTCGCGCAGTCTGAGGCTAAGAGGTACGAAAGGGCGCTCGTTACCCTAGGGAGATTACTCGGTGCCGACGCTTTCAAACCGGATGGTCAAGGTAGGGCCGATGCTGTTTGGCTGTGGACGCCGCTATGGCTGACCGTAGAGGCTAAGAGCGAGCAGAGCAGTGAGGGACTCTTGAGCATGGGTTACGTGCGTCAAGCAAATACTCAGTTGGCATCCGTCGCCGGCGACCGCGGGGAGGATGCGCCGCCTGATGGCAGCATCAGCGTAATCGTCAGCCCCAGAGGAGTCGTGGACCCCGATGGTGTCGCTATCGCGTCTCCGCATGTTCACCTAGCTTCTCCGAGGCTATTGTTGGACGTGGCTCACGATGTCGTCAGGGCTTGGAGAGAACTCCGTGGCCTGACGCCAGGTGTGTCCGGCGATGCTCGCCGTCAAGCAACGGCTTCGCTCCTGTGGCAGCACCGTGTGCTGCCTACGCAGGTCAAGGAGCGCCTTGGCCGCGATCCCATCCGTGGCGTCTGA
- a CDS encoding putative bifunctional diguanylate cyclase/phosphodiesterase, with the protein MRGTRSSRTSTLSPSGSRSMRSLVLHLRLYLGAAALVAVAYFAVPNGLLRDAAYAVSGLLGVAAVLWGLRRSRPRERAAWWLLAAGQVMFTVADGVFAVYDHVLHLTPFPSPADVVYLAAYPVIALGLHRLVRARPGEVGRGALLDGAVLTLALTLVSWVALAHPLLVSDEPLVARVVSAAYPMADILLLALLVLLVMAPGARTPSFRLLATSMALLLVADTLYAALSAAGDWDDGGLTSGLWIASYTLLGAAALHPSMRELSDPDHPDRPADAGAPTATSPLSRRRLTVLAGAVALAPVTMAVQHLLGAPFDVWALVVSSLGLFGLVVARLATVVGQVVRYSAQRDALRGDLAHAAAHDPLTQLANRGQILEDVAAALHRAVRSGTPVGLLFVDLDHFKAVNDRHGHAVGDEVLREVAVRLRATVRAGDGVGRLGGDEIVVLVEQLASEEALVELAQRVVDALAAPFRTSAGEVVIGASVGVVVEGGGGTDASRLVHDADTAAYRAKASGRNRLEVFDDALRAELDEVARTEAALRRALRDDELLLHYQPVVRAADRRVVGYEALLRWDRPGHGLVAPDAFIPVAERSSLVCDLDRWVLRTATQQLARWRAEGRADARTTVAVNISGRHLVDPALVADVADALAAADLRPGALVLELTETVLVSHPLATTHLERLRALGVAVSIDDFGTGYTSISQLQDLHADTLKIDKSLVWSTSPGAAELVRLVVHAAHAFGLSVVAEGVEDEEQLRQLRQAGCDEVQGYLLGRPGTDPRPAASAATATAGPGRPTTSLPRQASSAARAVDGARTG; encoded by the coding sequence GTGAGAGGCACCCGCAGCAGCCGCACCTCGACCCTCAGCCCCTCCGGCAGCCGGTCGATGAGGTCCCTCGTGCTCCACCTGCGCCTGTACCTCGGCGCCGCGGCCCTCGTGGCCGTGGCCTACTTCGCCGTCCCCAACGGCCTCCTCCGCGACGCCGCCTACGCCGTCAGCGGCCTCCTCGGCGTGGCCGCCGTCCTCTGGGGGCTGCGGCGCAGCCGGCCCCGCGAGCGAGCGGCCTGGTGGCTGCTGGCCGCGGGACAGGTGATGTTCACCGTCGCCGACGGCGTCTTCGCGGTCTACGACCACGTCCTGCACCTCACGCCGTTCCCCAGCCCGGCCGACGTCGTGTACCTGGCGGCCTACCCCGTCATCGCCCTCGGCCTGCACCGCCTCGTGCGGGCGCGCCCCGGCGAGGTCGGGCGCGGGGCGCTGCTCGACGGCGCCGTCCTGACCCTCGCGCTGACCCTCGTCTCGTGGGTCGCGCTGGCGCACCCGCTGCTCGTGTCCGACGAGCCCCTCGTCGCCCGCGTCGTCTCCGCGGCCTACCCGATGGCCGACATCCTCCTGCTGGCGCTGCTGGTCCTCCTCGTCATGGCCCCCGGCGCCCGGACGCCGTCCTTCCGGCTCCTGGCCACCTCCATGGCCCTGCTGCTGGTCGCCGACACGCTCTACGCCGCCCTCTCCGCAGCCGGCGACTGGGACGACGGCGGGTTGACGAGCGGCCTGTGGATCGCCTCCTACACGCTGCTGGGGGCAGCGGCGCTGCACCCGTCGATGCGCGAGCTCTCCGACCCCGACCACCCGGACCGGCCGGCCGACGCAGGGGCACCGACGGCGACGAGCCCGCTCAGCCGCCGGCGCCTCACCGTCCTGGCCGGGGCGGTGGCGCTGGCGCCCGTGACGATGGCGGTCCAGCACCTGCTCGGCGCGCCGTTCGACGTGTGGGCGCTCGTCGTCTCGTCGCTCGGCCTCTTCGGCCTCGTCGTCGCGCGGCTCGCCACGGTCGTCGGCCAGGTGGTGCGGTACTCCGCCCAGCGCGACGCGCTCCGGGGCGACCTGGCCCACGCGGCCGCCCACGACCCGCTGACGCAGCTGGCCAACCGCGGCCAGATCCTCGAGGACGTCGCGGCGGCGCTGCACCGGGCGGTCCGCTCCGGGACGCCGGTCGGGCTGCTCTTCGTCGACCTCGACCACTTCAAGGCGGTCAACGACCGGCACGGCCACGCGGTGGGCGACGAGGTGCTCCGCGAGGTGGCGGTCCGGCTGCGGGCGACGGTCCGCGCCGGTGACGGCGTCGGACGCCTCGGCGGCGACGAGATCGTCGTCCTCGTCGAGCAGCTGGCCTCCGAGGAGGCGCTCGTCGAGCTGGCCCAGCGGGTCGTGGACGCCCTCGCCGCGCCCTTCCGCACGTCCGCGGGCGAGGTCGTCATCGGCGCCAGCGTCGGGGTGGTCGTCGAGGGCGGCGGCGGGACCGACGCCTCACGGCTCGTCCACGACGCCGACACCGCGGCCTACCGCGCCAAGGCGTCCGGCCGGAACCGGCTGGAGGTCTTCGACGACGCGCTGCGCGCCGAGCTCGACGAGGTCGCCCGCACCGAGGCGGCCCTGCGGCGGGCGCTCCGGGACGACGAGCTGCTCCTGCACTACCAGCCCGTCGTGCGGGCGGCGGACCGGCGCGTCGTCGGGTACGAGGCGCTGCTGCGCTGGGACCGGCCGGGGCACGGGCTGGTGGCTCCCGACGCCTTCATCCCCGTGGCCGAGCGCAGCTCGCTCGTCTGCGACCTGGACCGCTGGGTCCTGCGGACGGCGACGCAGCAGCTGGCCCGCTGGCGCGCCGAGGGACGGGCGGACGCCAGGACGACCGTGGCGGTCAACATCTCGGGCCGGCACCTCGTCGACCCGGCGCTGGTCGCCGACGTGGCGGACGCCCTGGCGGCGGCCGACCTGCGTCCCGGCGCGCTCGTCCTCGAGCTCACCGAGACCGTCCTCGTGAGCCACCCCCTCGCGACGACGCACCTCGAGCGGCTCCGCGCGCTGGGCGTCGCGGTGAGCATCGACGACTTCGGGACGGGCTACACGTCCATCAGCCAGCTGCAGGACCTCCACGCGGACACGCTGAAGATCGACAAGAGCCTCGTCTGGTCCACCTCGCCCGGCGCGGCCGAGCTCGTCCGGCTCGTCGTCCACGCCGCCCACGCCTTCGGCCTCTCCGTCGTCGCCGAGGGGGTCGAGGACGAGGAGCAGCTGCGGCAGCTGCGGCAGGCGGGCTGCGACGAGGTGCAGGGGTACCTCCTCGGGCGGCCGGGGACGGACCCCCGGCCGGCCGCGTCGGCGGCCACCGCCACCGCCGGCCCGGGGCGGCCGACGACGTCGCTCCCCCGGCAGGCGTCCTCCGCCGCCCGCGCCGTCGACGGCGCCCGCACCGGCTGA
- the mprF gene encoding bifunctional lysylphosphatidylglycerol flippase/synthetase MprF, with protein MRSSTVRLPGPVRRLLAPLLVGGVLAAALVLLHRTFRSYDWSDLGGDLVALGPGVVLAALLATATSYVAMTGYDALALRYVGHPLPYRRYGLASFVATAFGNNLGASALVGAALRARVYSGWQVPGPAVARVLGFSTVTVALGAAVLAGAGVVHDPGAAGRALRLPPAATLALGVVLLAAVAGFLAWACTGRAVGRGSRRVAPPTPRVALAQVALSTVEWLTMAAALYVLLPADGRMPFLPFAAAFAVATVAGLVSNVPGGLGVFETALVVLVGAQVATPDLAVALVAYRLVYFVLPLLLAAALLVRHEVRTAAARRAEVTPAAPAAAAVPAMRRPSALETTAPPAPAPAPARAAAASAARLPTVLTPSVLALVVAGTGLLVLLRGDLPGARLPDLSGVTTGLGGLAALVLARGLHRRWRAAWVATLALLAGLAVVAATHGDLVLTGVTSGLALLLLPARGVFHRGAGPAGRRAPVRPVAAAVLVGAAVWWLELGGGAVDAPLLAASSSGDTALADRLAVLAGVAGVLLGGRWVLRRRTPAQRAADDAEMARVADLVARSGRCSSQLAFTGDKRFHFAPCGAAFLMYQVEGRSWVVMGDPVGDATAFPGLLGSFLAEVDRHGGRPVFYTVLDDHADLYRAHGLALTKLGEEAVVPLADFSLTGKARTNLRTCRNKSQRLGMSVEVVAAADVGPLVPALREVSDAWLTSRNGKEKGFSLGTFDEEYVRRSPVVVVRQDDRVVAFATLWVGGDGEEVQVDLMRRLPDGPSTVMTYLFVEAILWAKDAGFSAFNLGVAPLSGLGGGDAPSAWERLGHLVWSHGEQLYNFRGLRGFKQGFLPRWRTCYVAAPRGLALPTAMVDVATLVGGGVRGLVRG; from the coding sequence ATGCGCTCGTCGACCGTCCGCCTGCCCGGCCCGGTGCGCCGGCTGCTCGCCCCGCTGCTCGTCGGCGGGGTGCTCGCGGCCGCCCTCGTGCTCCTGCACCGCACCTTCCGGTCCTACGACTGGTCGGACCTCGGCGGCGACCTCGTCGCGCTCGGCCCCGGCGTCGTGCTCGCCGCGCTCCTCGCCACGGCGACGTCGTACGTCGCCATGACGGGGTACGACGCGCTCGCGCTGCGCTACGTGGGCCACCCCCTGCCCTACCGCCGGTACGGCCTGGCGTCCTTCGTCGCCACCGCCTTCGGCAACAACCTCGGCGCCTCCGCGCTCGTCGGCGCGGCCCTGCGCGCCCGCGTCTACTCCGGCTGGCAGGTCCCCGGCCCCGCCGTGGCGCGCGTCCTCGGCTTCAGCACCGTCACCGTGGCGCTCGGTGCGGCCGTCCTCGCGGGCGCTGGCGTGGTGCACGACCCCGGAGCGGCCGGCCGGGCCCTGCGGCTCCCCCCGGCGGCGACGCTCGCCCTCGGGGTCGTGCTGCTCGCCGCGGTCGCCGGCTTCCTCGCCTGGGCCTGCACCGGTCGGGCCGTCGGCCGCGGGAGCCGGCGCGTCGCACCGCCGACCCCGCGCGTGGCCCTCGCGCAGGTGGCGCTGTCCACGGTCGAGTGGCTGACGATGGCGGCCGCCCTCTACGTGCTCCTGCCCGCGGACGGCCGGATGCCCTTCCTGCCCTTCGCCGCGGCCTTCGCCGTCGCCACCGTCGCGGGGCTCGTCAGCAACGTGCCCGGCGGCCTCGGCGTCTTCGAGACGGCGCTCGTCGTCCTCGTCGGGGCGCAGGTGGCGACGCCGGACCTCGCCGTCGCGCTCGTGGCCTACCGGCTCGTCTACTTCGTGCTCCCGCTGCTCCTCGCGGCCGCGCTCCTCGTGCGGCACGAGGTCCGTACCGCCGCGGCCCGTCGCGCCGAGGTCACCCCCGCGGCGCCCGCTGCCGCCGCCGTCCCCGCCATGCGCCGCCCGTCCGCCCTCGAGACGACCGCCCCGCCGGCACCGGCGCCCGCGCCCGCCCGCGCCGCGGCCGCGTCCGCCGCCCGGCTGCCCACGGTCCTGACGCCGTCCGTCCTCGCCCTCGTCGTCGCCGGCACCGGGCTCCTCGTCCTGCTCCGCGGCGACCTCCCGGGCGCCCGCCTGCCCGACCTGTCGGGCGTCACGACCGGCCTCGGCGGACTGGCGGCCCTCGTCCTCGCCCGCGGGCTCCACCGGCGCTGGCGCGCGGCGTGGGTGGCGACGCTGGCGCTGCTGGCCGGTCTCGCCGTGGTCGCGGCCACCCACGGAGACCTCGTGCTCACCGGGGTGACGAGCGGCCTCGCGCTCCTGCTCCTGCCCGCGCGCGGCGTCTTCCACCGCGGCGCCGGCCCCGCCGGCCGCCGGGCCCCCGTCCGTCCCGTCGCCGCGGCCGTGCTCGTCGGCGCGGCGGTGTGGTGGCTCGAGCTCGGCGGCGGCGCCGTCGACGCGCCGCTGCTCGCCGCCTCGAGCTCCGGCGACACCGCCCTCGCCGACCGCCTCGCGGTGCTCGCCGGCGTCGCCGGGGTCCTCCTCGGCGGGCGCTGGGTGCTGCGCCGCCGCACCCCCGCGCAGCGGGCCGCCGACGACGCGGAGATGGCGCGGGTCGCCGACCTCGTCGCGCGCTCCGGCCGGTGCTCGTCCCAGCTGGCCTTCACCGGCGACAAGCGCTTCCACTTCGCGCCCTGCGGCGCCGCCTTCCTCATGTACCAGGTGGAGGGCCGCAGCTGGGTCGTCATGGGCGACCCCGTCGGCGACGCCACGGCCTTCCCCGGGCTGCTCGGGAGCTTCCTCGCGGAGGTCGACCGGCACGGCGGGCGACCCGTCTTCTACACCGTGCTCGACGACCACGCCGACCTCTACCGCGCGCACGGCCTCGCGCTGACCAAGCTCGGCGAGGAGGCCGTCGTCCCGCTCGCGGACTTCTCCCTCACCGGCAAGGCGCGGACCAACCTGCGCACCTGCCGCAACAAGTCCCAGCGCCTCGGCATGTCGGTCGAGGTCGTCGCGGCGGCCGACGTCGGCCCGCTCGTGCCCGCCCTCCGCGAGGTCTCCGACGCGTGGCTCACGTCCCGCAACGGCAAGGAGAAAGGCTTCTCGCTCGGCACCTTCGACGAGGAGTACGTGCGGCGCTCCCCCGTGGTCGTCGTCCGGCAGGACGACCGCGTCGTCGCCTTCGCGACGCTGTGGGTGGGCGGCGACGGCGAGGAGGTGCAGGTCGACCTCATGCGCCGGCTGCCCGACGGGCCGAGCACGGTGATGACCTACCTCTTCGTCGAGGCGATCCTCTGGGCCAAGGATGCCGGCTTCTCCGCCTTCAACCTCGGCGTGGCGCCCCTGTCCGGGCTGGGCGGCGGCGACGCCCCCTCCGCGTGGGAGCGGCTCGGCCACCTCGTGTGGAGCCACGGCGAGCAGCTCTACAACTTCCGCGGCCTCCGCGGCTTCAAGCAGGGCTTCCTGCCGCGCTGGCGCACCTGCTACGTCGCCGCCCCCCGGGGCCTGGCGCTGCCGACCGCCATGGTCGACGTCGCCACGCTCGTCGGCGGCGGCGTGCGGGGGCTCGTGCGGGGCTGA